CCTTTACCCCTCATTATTTAATACTGTTGTTTCACACTGCCAGTACTCCTCATTATTTCATATACTGTGATTTCACACTAACTCCGGcctgtacccctcattatttaaTACAATTTGTCAGATTAAAGAACGGTCTCTTCACTTTTTAGAGGCGTGCCCAGCAGCGGTTTTCTAGGGCAGCAGCACAGCCTGGATATTAGGCAGCACACCCCTCCCAGCAGCTGGTCACCCAGCAGATGGTCACCCCTCCCAGCAGCTTCtgagctcctcgtcgttgcgcacggccagctggaggtgcctggggatgatgcgggttttcttgttgtcccgggccgcATTAACAgccagctcgaggatttcagccgtcagatcctcgagcaccgcagccagatagaccggcgctccggcacccacacattcagcatagttaccctttctcaggaacctgtgaccacagcccaccgggaactgcaggccagtccGGGACGACCTGGACTTCGTCTTGGAGCGAGCTTTCCCACCAGTGCTCTTTCCTCTCCCAGACATGGCCACAATCTCACAAACACTTTCACGGAGAATTTGGTTTTCACACTaactcctgtctgttcccctcaTTATTTAATACATCGTTGTTTCACGCTAATTCCTGCCTATACCCCTCGTTATTTAATTCACTGTTGTTTCACAGTAACTCCTGCCTGTACCCCTCGTTATTTCATACACTGTTGTTTCACACTAACTCCTGCCTGTACCCCTCGTTATTTCATACACTGTTGTTTCACAGTAACTCCTGCCTGTACCCCTCGTTATTTCATACACTGCTCTTTCAGACGAACTGCGACCTCGGGCTGTCGCTGTTGTTTTTCAAACGGATTGTGTTTATGGTCTCCTGGTGACCAGTAAACGAACAGCCAATCAGAGTGGAGAGGGCGAGTGCGCGGGGCTGCGGCAGCACGCGGAGCCGCCAGGGGTCTCCGCAGAGCCGTTAACTGAGCTGGCGAAGAAACAGGCAGTTGCCGCTGTGCTTCCTGAGGTGAGCAGCTCACTCTCTTTTTCCTTACGTGGGCAAGGCGGTGGCCTCGATTGCCCATTTCGATTTAACTCCTCTTGTATTCCTTTTTAAATTGAGATATAAAACGGCTTCGCGGGTGTTTGGTGAACTCTTTGAAATTGTACACCTGCCGCAGGGGGTTGTGAGACTGACGGCAGAGGCGGGGCTTAGTGATGGGGCACAGGGCGGGTTCCATGGTGTGGGGTGTCAGCGGCCAGATGGAGTGCGGGGGCGGGGCCTGCCATGGCTTCGACATGGACTGTGAGGGTTGGCTGGAGCAGCCAATGGGCCAGGAGAAGGAGCTGAGGGGCGGGTCCGAAATGGAATGTTGCTGCCGTCGCGGCGTTCGGCCGTTTCTGGGTTCCAGTCGCGCGTTCTCAGACTGAGTGGAGTCAGTGGTTCATGTGGATCGTGTTGGAGCGagtgtctgtttttgtgtgtgagagaaataagTACTGACATTGAGGAGCCAGCTTTCTCCATGCACTCGGCTTTTGGGGTGGGTGTTTAATCTCTCAAGTAATCAAACTGGAGCTGCATGGTGGCTGGCGGTTTTCGTCCTCTCCAAAGTTAGCAAGCgtctttcttcccccccccccaaaaaaaaccaaacaaacCGCATAGTTTCTGCTTCTTCTGATGGTGCATGGGCCAGCTTTCTCATGCGGTTGAAGGTCTTGGCAACTCATTCACCTTCATAGTAATGGCCATACCGGCACGTTTGCAAGGTTTGTCCTAAAGACTTGTTGAACAGTCGGCTTGCAGGTTGTATTGTGTATTTGTGAAAGTGAGTTTAAGAAGAATGTTTTGACACAAATGAGTTACTGCAGCGATAATTTTATACGACGTGATTCAATGTGAGAAGGAGGTAAATATACCATATGAGAACGTACGTAAGGTAAAATATAAAGTTAACATTTGTTTGCTGCTTGTGGCTAACTTGACTAGCCTGAATTCAGCTAAAGTGAGTGAGAACCTGCTCTGAATTTATTGCTATTGAATTATTGGTTTCATAAGGGGAtcctttttttttgtgttgtgGGTTAGTCGGCCAGACTGAGCTGAGTGTAACTAGACAGCTGTAGGAAATTAAAGCAGCTAAAATTGTCTGGATGTGAGCAAAGCTTAGGAAGCGCAGATGCTTTACAAGAATTGAGTTTATTTATATTACAACGTTGTGGTTTTGTACGTTCGTGACTTTAGTCAGTTGGTAAACGCCCTAAGTAATTCAGGGATTTGGTTTTTCAGTGTGCCAGGCATGTCACGCCGGACGTTTGAAGCAATTTAACACGCTGTTGTTAAATGTAAACGTTTTATCGTTTTCTTTCAGATCCtaattttctgttttgaaatGGAGATCTGTTTTCGCCCACCGTAGTACGATTGATAGACTGAATCTGGCGACCCTGGTCACGGTCGCAGAGTCGGTCTAGATTTGGTGTGCAATTTTATTCAGGACTTGAATCAACCCACAGAAAATTTACTGCGTGCGATAATTCAGTATGTTACATGGCACGTTTTAGGAAGTTTTCCTGAGTGGATCTTTTGCCCTAAAAATGAAAGCTGGAATTCGTTACTTATATCAGATATGACCTAGTATTAAAATATAACCAATCAATCTGTGTTGTATTCATGTACTTTCCTGCTGTAGTACGTTACGTATTgagatttttttatttttatttagatATCAATATCTAAGATACACTGGATTCTCGTTGCAGACTGGAATGATCAGCATTGTTTGGAATTAACTGTGTTTCGGTGTGGACATCACTACATTCCTGTTTTGCCTCTAATCCAAGATGGGTAATGGACTTTCAGATCAAACTCCTATTTTGTCAAATTTTCCATCTTTTCAGTCTCTCCACATTGTTATTCTGGGTTTAGACTGTGCTGGTAAAACTACAGTTTTGTACAGATTACAGTTCAATGAATTTGTCAACACTGTTCCAACAAAAGGATTTAATACTGAAAAAATCAGAGTGACTTTGGGTAACTCGAAAGCAGTGACTTTCCACTTCTGGGATGTCGGTGGTCAAGAGAAACTGAGACCACTGTGGAAGTCTTATACACGCTGCACAGATGGTATTATTTTTGTGGTGGACTCggtagatgtggaaagaatggAGGAAGCCAAAACTGAATTGCACAAAATAACCAGGATCTCTGAGAACCAAGGAGTGCCGGTACTTTTGATTGCCAACAAACAAGATCTCAGGAATTGCCTCTCGCTCTCTGAAGTGGAAAAACTGTTAGCTTTGAGTGAAATAAGTTCTTCCACCCCCTGGCACCTTCAACCTACCTGTGCCATAATAGGAGATGGACTTAGAGAGGGACTGGAAAAACTTTATGAAATGATCATTAAAAGGCGGAAAATGTTGAAACAGCAAAAAAAGAAGAGATGAATGTACAGAGGTTGAAGATGCTTTGTATTTTTAAAAGCTGAAATATTGCTACACTGGTCATTACACCTTTAGCCTTTTGACAACATTTATGTTGAAAATGTGAGTCTAGTGAGATCTAAGGCCAAGCTTATTTGTGGGATCACAGTGGAAGTGGATATGATAATTAAGAATGGAGAGCAGTTATACTGGCATAAAACTGTCAGCATCCTTTATTATTAGACCGAAATATATTCAAATCTGTAGTGTTTTGTCTTTTTTCATTAAGTTTCTaatgcctgtttgtgtgtgtctgtgtgtgtgtgatgtgttcCACTTTTGAGGCCTGCAAGACAAGGTACCTGCACAGCAAGTTCTAAAATATTTTAGGCAAAATTGGACACTATAAATATTTGGATGTAAACTGTTTCAAATCAGGAAATATCTACCAAAATTACATGGAGAAGAAAATGGCTGACACAGACTATAGTTCGTTGCTGTTTCTTACCTTTTGGCCAGGTAGTGGTTAGAGACTATTTAAAATGAAATGCTACTGGAATTGAAGAAGGCACAAAATGCTCCAACTATATTATCTGTAGTGTTAGAGTTGTTGGCAAGCATGTTTCTTTTAATAAAACAGTTGAAAATGTGTGGTGTCAGAACTAGAGATctctggggagagaggagggaaaaCCTGGAACACTGTGTTTAACTGACCTTGAACTTTGTCTACtgagagcttttttttaaatagacagGAATGTAGCAATCACGTTAGTTTGTTCTTGTTACTGATATTCACGTTAAAAGTTGCTGCAAAGCCTCATTTctaagcagtgttaacatttggGAGGTAGACTCTTTACCGTATATAAGCTGTGACTTGAGATGTGGTAGAAAATTAAAACCTTTAGGTTTGCATATGTTTCCAACTATAAAATGTTCCTGTTAATGCTATTTAGGCAAGCTTTGCCATGAATTGTAGCATTTGGTGCCATCTTTTTATGAGTTTCTCTGTGTGGAGCTCGTgttatatttcattttcttttaaaggttgtgaaatCTTTGTATATATTAATGCTTGGAAGTAGCCACTCTTTGGCTAGTGGTCTCAAGAAGAATTTGAGAACTGTTCATTCTTGCTGCAAATAATAATGTATTTGTTTACTGCCTCATAAAGGGATGGTATCATTCTAATGAAACGACAACTGGCTGGCAACCCAAACCTAGCTTTCCCAGTTAGGGTCATTTAGATGGGTGTGTACAGATTACACCGATCTGCAAAAATTCAAAGTTATTCCAAATTCATGCGCAACCTTTTTAGTTGATTATTCTCCTCAGCATtcaagatcacagcaggtcattTCTCAACCTGTAATTTATTGTAGAATTTGTCATTCTGCATGTGAACATGCTAGAAGAATTTATAGAATATTTAAATCTGTTAAGCCATCTGTTTGTTTTTTATCTTATGACTACGTTCCTCATATTACAAGTATGAAATCACAAATATACTTGTAAATTTTCTGAAATTTCAGAGAAGTGATACCAATTTGATCATTGGAATGCTGATAGCAatatatttgtttaaaattagattattgttaatttttcaacatttaaagTTCAGGCCTGTGTGTCCTGAGATGAtgatgagcaatttttttttaaaaaaatgtttaaccAAAGTTCACCACCTGAGGAAAAACAGCATTGTAAAGAGAGGATTGTTCTTTACACAAGATGTGGATTGGCTATATTTTCCTACACCACTTTTCTGCAATTAAGTTACAACCTCACTGTCTATAAATTCTTGACATATTTGTAAATGTCCATTTGATGTTTCCTATGTTTTTTATCCCTGACTTTCTTTAGGTTTGAAAGAAATTGAAACCCTGCACTTTTGTGC
The sequence above is drawn from the Stegostoma tigrinum isolate sSteTig4 chromosome 2, sSteTig4.hap1, whole genome shotgun sequence genome and encodes:
- the arl4aa gene encoding ADP-ribosylation factor-like 4aa, whose product is MGNGLSDQTPILSNFPSFQSLHIVILGLDCAGKTTVLYRLQFNEFVNTVPTKGFNTEKIRVTLGNSKAVTFHFWDVGGQEKLRPLWKSYTRCTDGIIFVVDSVDVERMEEAKTELHKITRISENQGVPVLLIANKQDLRNCLSLSEVEKLLALSEISSSTPWHLQPTCAIIGDGLREGLEKLYEMIIKRRKMLKQQKKKR